One segment of Elusimicrobiota bacterium DNA contains the following:
- a CDS encoding response regulator, translating into MAGILMVESEPLIRQVCRRIFDRDGHDVDFAATIEEAQSLVKSGSKYSLLVTDLRFPDGNGLDFARVFREYHPAGNIIVMTGLSTFQGQEKAVDLGVADYIGKPFDVHEFGIRIRELTADRSRESRPAPGRVMIAAPDGEEYIRLFIKCLDRSGFESRLIGRVEELEGDCGPALPCPAFF; encoded by the coding sequence TGTGCCGCCGGATTTTCGATCGAGACGGCCATGATGTCGATTTTGCGGCCACGATTGAGGAGGCTCAGTCGTTGGTTAAATCCGGAAGTAAATATTCTTTGCTTGTTACGGATTTGCGTTTTCCCGACGGCAACGGTTTGGATTTTGCGCGCGTTTTTCGCGAATATCATCCGGCCGGAAACATCATCGTGATGACCGGCCTGTCCACATTTCAGGGACAGGAAAAAGCCGTTGATTTGGGGGTGGCCGATTATATCGGCAAGCCTTTCGATGTTCATGAGTTTGGAATCAGAATCAGAGAATTGACGGCGGATCGTTCGCGTGAGAGCCGGCCGGCTCCCGGCCGCGTCATGATCGCCGCTCCTGACGGCGAAGAGTATATCCGGCTTTTCATCAAATGCCTGGATCGGTCCGGTTTTGAGTCGCGTTTGATCGGGCGCGTCGAGGAGCTTGAGGGCGATTGCGGCCCTGCCCTGCCCTGCCCTGCATTTTTTTAG